The genomic region CAATCATGCTGCGTAGCTCAGCTATGATTTGCCAGGCTTGGAGTGATTTGCCAAAAAATCTGCTGCAGGGGGGAAGATCGATGCTCGATGGGTTCAAATGCCCCGACACCAGGATGATCTTGATCGCCGGCCAACGCTTGTGCACGGTACGCGCAAGACCCAGTCCGTCCATGCTGCCGGGCAGCTGAATGTCGGTGCACATGAGCGCGATGTCGGACCTGGATTCCAGGATTGCGACGGCTTCGTCGGTATCCAGAGCTTCAAGCGGCGTGTAACCGGCGTCTTCCACCATGTCGACCGCGCGCATGCGGAGCATCATCTCGTCCTCTACGACGAGAACGACGGCCGGACTGCGTGAAAGATCGGGCACCATCGGATGGGCATCCACGGAAAAACGGGTGTGACTGAAACAAGCGATTGATCTGAGACAAGCATCTCGGTGCCCCTACGATCCATGCCCAGGTGCTGTTTTCACTAATTATCCGAGATTGGGCCTGAACGGTGGAGCGCGGGAAGAAGATAGCTCTCAACCGTCATTTTGCTGGCACGCCGACCCTGCCGCTGAAATGCTCGAGCATTTCAGCGGCGTTCTCCAGGATCTTAGCCATTTTCATCGCATCCGCGCGCTCGTCTCCCGGCGGCATCTTGCGGGCTCTATCCAGGGCGTCTGCCGCCCGGATGTTCAGCTTGCAAGCTAACGACGATTGGACTCGCTTGACTGGCCGGAATGAGCGGTTGGCTTGAGCTGACGGCGCAGGCCCACCGAGGGAAACTACCACTGAATAAGCATCGCAGCAGCGATCAGCAGCACAAAAAAGACCGGCAGCAGTACCGGAGGCACCAGCCACTCGCGAACGCTGAATTTGGAGATATCTGACATAGTAACCGCCTCTAGGTCGCGGCGGGAGCACAATGCTCTCAGTCACCGATAACAGCCGAGGGGTGGGCGGTGATGTCTAGGATATAGTGCCGATCCGCAGAATAACGAGGCCAGGCGCAACTATTTGCTGTGACAGGATCGAGCGGGGTTGTAATCCGCTTCCACCATAGCCATTTGGAGGCTGGCGCAACCGGATCGCTCCAAACTCCCTCCCTTCGCGCCAAGCTTTGGCTACAGCACATCTTGTCAGCGTATCGACCGGTTGCACGCGAGTGCGTCGGAGACAGGATCGGCTATCGCCATCGAATATGCCGCGACGCAAATCGCGTGCAGCCGGCACGGAGGTCTCGTGCTCCGACAACTGATCGGCCCCGGCAACATGATCGAGTTTCCGAACCATAGCCGGTCATATGACCGCACGCGGCGTGCCGTACGATTTTGGGGACACGACAGCGCTATTGAGGCATCGTTTTTCATCAACGAAAATGCGCTGAAGCGAATTCAACCGGATATCGGTTGCGATGAGCCGGGCTTCCTCCGCGCATTCGATTCCAACCGTGACTTGATCTGCGCCGCCGCTGCCAAGGTGTACGTCCGCGGCAGCAGAGGCTCTTACGACCTGGTCCCCGCAAATTTTTGAACCGATCGTGCTTCTGGCCTTCGCCTGATCGGCGAAACTGCCGATGTGCTTCGACCTGGCCATCTGAATACTCTCGACTGGCCACGAGGGGTAGCGGCAAAGTTTAACCGAGACTGCGCGTCAGACGCCGAGTGAAGCGTTCGATCTATGCCATTTGAAGATGGCCTCAATGAAAATGGCCGCGGAGTACTCCGCGGCCATTCATAGATATCCCGTCGTCTCTCAGTAGCGGTCGGTCCCGATTCCGACGCTCACGCCGGGAGCGCGGAAGCCGACGCCGGAACGGTCGTCATAGCCGCGCCGCTCGATGTAACGCTCGCGAGGAGCATATCCGTAAGCATCGCGCCCGTCGCGGATGATAACATGGCGTTCGCCGCGTTCGCGCCAGCAGCGACCATCTTCATTGCAGACCATGCGAACGTTTTGAATGTTGCTCTCCGGTGCAATCGATACACTGGCGGAAAGTGGGGCGGCTGAAGCGGCGGTCACAATAAGCGTACTTGCGGCGGCTACCAGAGTGATTGCGAAGGTTTTCATAATAGCATTTCTCCAAAGGTGATTGTGTCAGTGAGCCAATGGGCTCGCGACAGGATGGTTCCAGGAACTCGAATGTGAATATTTTTAGCGCAGGTGCAGGCGAGGAGCAGGGACTCCAAGTTGAAGGCGGCTTGATACCCACACCCGTCGGCTTGCTAAGCAATTGATGCCAATGCCGCACGCCGCAGTTCGTTCTGATTGCGCTCACCGGTCGCAGCACGAGCGAGGATGTTCTGCGCAACCTGCAAACGGTTGGAGGTCGTGAGCACAGTGGGTGAGAATGACCCTATCGCATCCTCAAAAATTGCTTTGAAGCTGGCAAGCTCTTCTGGAGAATAGACTACACGTTGATTCATCATCCTAATGACTTTCCCTATTTGCTACGTCTTGTCGGTGTGCCCTCTCACTGTCGCGCGCTAAAAAAAATCGGCCAGCGGCGTCGGTCCAATTGCCATCGGAAGTTACTCCCTACCAGCTTCGACCACGGAGTTGCGCGCGATGGTACCGGCAGCAATTTGAACTGAAGAACCGATTGCCCAACAGCCTGCGATCACAACGATCGAACCGTGAGACACGACCTGATCAACGACAATCATGCTGACAGATAGAAACGCTGCGATCGCGGCAATGAATGTGCCTGCTGCGCTGAAGATCTCAGCCGCATCGGTGTGGCTTCGCTCTTCCGGGAGCCCCTGAGCACGATGGCGAGGTAGGTCGATGCCGATATAGAAGCTAAAAGCTCCGTAGAGCATCAGCAGCAAGATGAACCAGACACTTCCAAACAGTTCGTGTTCGAGGCGCATCAACGCTGCGGCCACGTACATGCCGCACGAGCCTCCAATCGTGGCGAGTCCAATCCTTTCAAGGAAATGCGCCGATTTGATGAGGGGAGAAGGAGCGACCCATATGGTCGCCGCGCCATAAGTGTACTTTGCCGCAGACAGGGCACTAGGAACTACATTGCTCATTTTCATGTCGTGCTTCCTTCTGCGATTGCCTGACGCGCGCGACGTGGTCGGCACTCCCGTGTTTGGAACAGCAATTTTGGAAAGTGTTTGCCTACCGACGGCAATGTGCTGCCATTTAGATGGAGGCGAGGACTTCGGTGCGTCGCCGTTTTGGCAGCTGTCGGGCAAGCAATCCGCTTGGCCGCTACAAAGACGCTACTCCGTTTCCGGTCCAACGCCTAATCAATAATGACTGGCAATGGAGGCGGTCTGAAAAATCTGCGGTGTTATGCCTCCGACGAAACTCTCTGAGTCGCCGCAATCCCACAAGGGATGGCATCGCAGCGCGAGGTCGTACGCGCTGCGCCCAGCGGCCGATGCGAAGTCAATTGTGGGCTCGCTGCATTCCCGCGATTAGTATTACCGCCTCTTGGCCTGCGGAATGGATTAAGGCAGCGCCACCTACCAATGAGGTGAGCTTTCAAATGCCAAGCAGATTGTGCCGTTGGCGAAGCGCGCAGGTGTCACCGCTTCCCGCAGCTTGTCACGAGGTCTGTCCGAGGTGCTACTGCACGGGCTCTCCTAGGTGACTGAGGGTGTTACGCTCCCGCCGTGATGGCTAAAACATACAGCCAGAACGACGCTGGCGCAGCCAGAGCACTGGATCTCGCATCGGCAGGCGTGCCTTCTGTCACAGGCAATTTGCCGCGACCGGAATCATCCTTGTGGTTGTGCAGAAATCAGGCAATCTGCCCGCGGAGCTCCGCTGTCTCCACCGACCTACGCAGAATGTACTCCTCGTCAGCCGCGAGGGCTGCGCCGCGGGGATGGTCCTGCTCCGGGATGAGAACGGAGCCGTTGCAAGCCTCCGCGAACCCTCGCTTGTCATCCGTCAAAAAGACGAATCCGTCCCTTCAGGTCTTGAATTTACGCGTTTCCTAAGCTGAGAACCCTTGACGAGTTCGCCGCGCGCGGTTGCCCTTGGGCGATGCTGCTCGGATGTGAACATGCAGAGCCCTCTCGTTGGTTGACCAGGACAGATATGGATATGGGGATCGAAGGTTCGAATAACGAGCCCAGGCGCAAATAAGATTGCCCTCGGAGCGCGCGGATAGGCTTTGCTGTGCGTCCAACCGTCCCGCCTGGCAAAAAGAGCCGCTGCGGCGGACTGCAATTAGGAACAATTCACCACCATCTTCGACCGCATCGTAGTTGCGAGCGATGGCGTCCTTCATCGCGAACCTCTCTGACAGTTTGTCCGCCGATAACTTCGGTCGACATTCAGATCTGATCAGGTAGCCTGCTTAATTCGCCGAGCTGCGCTTTTCCGGTTTAGCTCACTCGACGGACTCTGCCAGACCGGCTCGACCGGTCCGGTTCGCGCCAAGGGCGACGCCGCAGGCTTGCCCTGAAAGAGGCCACCATCTGCGGCGGCCTGAAAGGTTCGACATGATCCGAAGATCAATGAGCATACCTGTCCGGGATGCAATGGAAGGGGCTTCGCTGCGGTGATGCTGCCAGTGCAACCGGGCCAAAAAATCTACCCCACGAAATGCAAGCCCCGCGAGGGCAAGGGCAAAATCACCGATGCCAACTGAGGCGGCCTTCGCCATTCGCGGGAAATTTATGTCGGAGCGCGCAGGCCGGGCGAAGTCAGCGTATCTTCGTTTATGAAAACGGTGCCTCAATAGCGCTGTCGTGTCCCCCAAATCGCACGGCAGGCCGCGTGAACGACTATGGTTCGGAAACTCAATCATGGTTGAGGCCGAATAGTTGTCAGTGCACGAGACTCCGGGCCTGCCTGCGCGCGACTTGCATCGGGGCTTTGCCACAGTCTATCCCATGACGCACTCGCGCGCAGTCGGTCGATAAACTGACAAGAGGCGCGGCTGCACCTTATGGTCGTGTTGCCCGCTGTGCAGCGCGTTGAAGTCGCTGATGCCGTCCACCCCAAGGATCACGGCCTCGCCATCGATCACAAACCTCTTTTGGCGGTTCCTCAGCGCGGCCTCAGCAATCCAGGGATAACGCTTCGTCCAGTCGCTGCCGTTGCGGGAGAGCAGCCGGACGCGCTCGTTTTCCCGGATGACCAGCATCCGATGGCCGTCGTGCTTTACCTCATGGATCCAGTCCGGCCCTGGCGCGGTCCGCCGGGCTGAGATCGCGGCGGCGGTGCTGGCGCCGTCCTCACCGCCGTCGTTGTTGCGCCCTCTTGCCGAATACGAAGCCATGGTCGGAGGAAGCTTCTGATGGCGCGGCAAAGAAGATAATGGAAGCAACGACCGATCCGCTCGATGCCATGCTGGCGCGACTGCAGCTCTCCGGCATCTGCGATCAGCTCGACAGCCTGCTCGACGAGGCGGCGCGCGCGAACCTGTCGGCGCGTGAGACACTGATCCTGCTGTGCGAGCGCGAGATTGCGCGCAAGGATCATCGCCGTATCGAGATGGCACTAAAACTTGCACACTTCCCGGCCGTGAAGGAGCTTGCGGGCTTCGACTTCGAGGCGCAGCCGTCGATCGATCCGAAACAGATCCGCGACCTGCCCGCGTCACGTTGGATCGCCAACGGTGAGAACGTGCTGCTGCTCGGCCCACCGGGCGTCGGTAAGACGCACCTGTCGATCGCGCTCGGGCGAGAGGCGATCCTGGCCGGTTACACGGTGCAGTTCACAACCGCGACGACGCTGGTCGCGGGCCTTGTCAAGGCACATGGCGAACGGCGTCTGGACGAGAAACTGCTCGCGCTGTCGAAGCCAAAGCTGCTGATCGTCGACGAGCTCGGCTATCTGCCGCTGGAACCCGACGCGGCACATCTCTTCTTCCAACTGGTCAGCCGGCGCTATG from Bradyrhizobium elkanii USDA 76 harbors:
- a CDS encoding response regulator — translated: MVPDLSRSPAVVLVVEDEMMLRMRAVDMVEDAGYTPLEALDTDEAVAILESRSDIALMCTDIQLPGSMDGLGLARTVHKRWPAIKIILVSGHLNPSSIDLPPCSRFFGKSLQAWQIIAELRSMIGHA
- a CDS encoding DUF1488 domain-containing protein produces the protein MLRQLIGPGNMIEFPNHSRSYDRTRRAVRFWGHDSAIEASFFINENALKRIQPDIGCDEPGFLRAFDSNRDLICAAAAKVYVRGSRGSYDLVPANF
- the istB gene encoding IS21-like element helper ATPase IstB — its product is MEATTDPLDAMLARLQLSGICDQLDSLLDEAARANLSARETLILLCEREIARKDHRRIEMALKLAHFPAVKELAGFDFEAQPSIDPKQIRDLPASRWIANGENVLLLGPPGVGKTHLSIALGREAILAGYTVQFTTATTLVAGLVKAHGERRLDEKLLALSKPKLLIVDELGYLPLEPDAAHLFFQLVSRRYETGAMLITSNRSVAEWGTVFAGPVVATAILDRLLHHSHVLTIRGDSYRLRAKRKSGLIQPPPAGDGPPVGSASLRPVTGGNNLQPRS